The DNA segment CGCCGCGGCGGGCTACCTGGTGAGTGATGGAGGCGCGGGCCCCACGGCCGTCGGGGCAGTGGCGGGCGGGGCGATCACCCAGCTTGCGCTGGGCGAGGACGCGTCGGTCCGCCAGGACGGCTTCGACCAAGGCTACGTCCAGGGGCAGAGTGACGCGATCAAGCGGCAGTATTTCCTGCGCCTTGCCCTCGAGCGAAAGCCGGCCGACGACGCCAAGGCGGCGGGCGAACCGGTGTACTACCTGGTGCCGGGCCCCGAGGTGACGGCCGATGGCCGCAAACTCGCGCCGCACCAGGTGGCGATCCGCGTGGTGGAGTAAATCGAGGCCAGCTTATGCACCCAAAAAACCAGTTGGATTGGCGTAGACGCGTCGCAGCATGGCTGTTGTCCCTTCCGGACGGCTGGCGGGCAGCGAGGCTTGGTTCAAATCGAGCCGATTGGTGGCGGATGGGTTCAGTGGCGCTGGCGGCTCTGCTGGCGGCGCCTGCGGCCCACGCGATCTCCGGCGTGCTCGACACCGTCGTCATCATGCAGGACGTGACCGACAGCTACAAATGGCCGCGCGAGCAACTGGAGTGGAACCGCGTCGTGGCCCAACTGCAGGAGCAGGTTCACACCACCGAACGTCTCGTGCAGCGCGCGGATCGAATGATCGAGCTGATGGGCACGGCGGAGAATGCCGCTGATTTCAGCGCGCCGCCGAGCGTCATGACGCCCGTGAACCAGGCCGTGCGGCTCGAAACGACGAAGCATGCGATCGAATCGAGCCGCAACCTGTTCCGGCTCGGGAGCAAGACCCGGTCGACCTACAACCCGGCGAACGAAGTAAAGGCCACGTTCGAGGTGGCGGGTGCGACCGAAACCCGCGACGAGAATCGTTACGCGCATTTCGCCATGCAGGAGGCGATGTACGCGCGATACCGGACGGCCGCGACGCACGAGGAAGAGGTGCAGGGCGCCGAGACGGCGCTGCAGGAGGAGACGCTGCGTCGGCTGAAGCAGGTGAAGACGGAAGCGCAGATCGCGGTGCTCACTGCCAGCCTGGCGGCGTCGAAACAACGCCAGGACCTGGCGCACCAGAAGACGGTGCAGGCGAAGGCGGACCTCGATGCGTTTCGCGCGCAGCTCACCACCGAGGAGGCGCGGAAGCAGGAGGCCGACCGTGAGTGGTCGGAGACCGTGGTCAAACGGATGCGCGACAAGGCGCTCACGGCGTATCGCCGCCAGTTCCGCGCCGTCGGTTCCGAGTCCAACTGAGCCGCGCATCCGCGGCTCCCCTCCGATGCGCTCCGCCCTTCGCCGCCGCCGGGCTTCGCTCATTTTCTGGTGTGTCCGGCTGCTGGGGGCGGCAGGCGCCGCGCTTTTCCTATCCGCGTCACCGGTCCATGCGGCCGAGCCCATGGACTTCGCCCCGTTTCAGCAGCGGGCGGGCGCCCTCTTCGATCCTGGTGCCGCCACGGCAAAGGAGTCTCCGCTGCGCGTTGCCTGCGGCCATGTCCTGCTCCTGGCGCAGGCAGGCTCGGTCTGCCTCATTGTGGCGGGGTTGATCAGCCGGATGCGGCGGGACGACGCCCAGATGGAGAGCATCGCGGGCACGATGCTGAAGGTGGCGTTTATCGCGACGGTTGCCCAATGGCGGGCTCTGGCGTGGGAAACGGCTGATCTCGCGGCCGGGGCGATCGGCTACCAGCCGGCGGTGGTGGAGGGCAGGCCGTCGCCGCTGTTGGCCGCCAGCTGGAAGCTGCTCGAGCAGTGGGCGCCGCCGGGATCGCCGTATCTGGATACGCTGGAGGCGAGCGCCACCCCGGCGCCGGCATCGGGCCAGGAACAGGAATGGAGCCTACGGGCCTGGAACTGGGCTCGCGGGATGGGGGCGGCGACAACGAACGTGGCCGACGGCACCTGGCAGGCGGCGAGCGGGGGATTGCGCGCCGCGGCCGTCTTCGTCTGTTGCGGCGCAATGTCCATCCTGGTGGCGCTCACGCTTCTGCTCGCCCTCAGCGCCGAGTTGGTGCGCGTGCTCTGCTTTGAGATCGGCTGCGCCGTGCTGCCGATCGGCATCGCCGGGCTTGGCATCGAACTCCTGCGGGGTGCCTCGCTCAAGTTCCTGCTGCGGCTGGTCGTGGTCGCCGCGTGGCCGCTGGGCTGGGCGTTGGCGGCGCTCGTGACGCTTCCGCTGGTGGAGGGAGGCACAGCGTGGATGCGGGAGATCTCTGCCGCGGCGCTGGGTGAGCAGGGCGCCGCGCCCTCGTCGCTCGCGGTCGCCGCCCCCTATCTCGGGTGGGGAACGGTCTTCTTCTGCGTCGCGATGACGGTGGCGCTGTGTCTCTGGCTTGCGCTCACCGTCGTGGGCATGCCGCTCCTGCTGAGTCGCGGTGCCGTCGCCGGCTTTGCGGCGGTCCACGGCTCAAGCGCGCGGGAGGTTGCGACAGCGCGCATCGTGGAGGGGGCGGCGGTGTTGCCCCAACTCATGGCGTCCGAGAGCGAAACGAGGTGCGCGGTTGGGCGCGAGCGGCCGGCCGGCAGTGGTCTGGAGTCGCGTGGGTCTCTCGTGAGCGTCGAATCTGTCCAGGCCAGTCGACGGACCTCGACGCCCGCCGCTGAGCCTGAGCCGGCGCGGAGGGACCGCACCGACTTCTTTCCTCCGCGGAGGCACGGGGCATCGTGAGTCAGGGCGCGGGCCCTGTTCGCACCACGTTGGAAGTATCCCAGTTTTGGGACAAAAACGTCCCAGTTGCGATGCCTAGGCGAGCGACGCTGTGCGGTCGCACATTTTTATCGTGCTATCAGATAGATATCTACGTTACTGGCAACGCCCCCGGCACATCGGCTGCAAACGGAGGTGCGTAGCATGGACATTCCTCGCCCAGACCAGAGCAAAGCGAAGCGCAAGAAGCGGATCCTTTACGGATCGATCACCGGCTTGGTGCTGGTCGGGATCACGGTGCTGCTCGCGCAGTTGAAGCCGGCGGCTCCGACCGTCGACCGCAACCTCGTGTGGATCGACACGGTGAAGCGTGGAGAGATGCGGCGCGAAGTGCGCGGTCTCGGCACGCTGGTGCCCGAGGAGATTCGATGGATCGCGGCGCGTACCCAGGGCCGGGTTGACCGCATCGTCCTTCGGCCCGGTGCCGTCGTGACGCCCGACAGCATCATTCTCCATCTCGCCAATCCGGACGTGGAGCAGGCCGCGGCGAACGCCGATTCCCAATTCAAGGCGGCGGAGGCCGAACTGCTGAACCTCCGCGTCACGCTGCAAAGCGGCGTGCTCGCCGCCGAGTCTGATGCGGCGAACGCGAAGGCGCTCTTTGAGCAGACCAAACTGCAGCTCGAGGTGAACGAACAGCTCTACAAGGACGGGCTGGTGTCGGCCCTCGACCTGCGGCTGTCCCGCGTGACGGCCGAGCAGGCCCAGACGCGGAACGGCATTGAGCAGAAGCGATACGCGTTCGCGAAGGACTCCATCGCCCCGCAACTCGCGGTGAAGGAGGCCGAGGTCGACCGGCTGCGCGCCCAGGCAAAATTGCGCCATGACGAACTTGATGCCCTGGCGGTCCGCGCCGGAATGAGCGGGGTTCTCCAGTTGCTGCCGGTGGAAGTGGGCGCCCAGGTTCAACCGGGCGGCAATCTGGCCCGCGTGGCCGATCCGACCCGCCTGAAGGCCGAAATCCGCATCGCGGAAACACAGGCCAAGGACATCCAGATCGGCCAGAGCGCGACCATCGACACCCGCAACGGCGTGGTGGCCGGCAAAGTGGCGCGCGTCGATCCGTCAGTGCAGAACGGCACCGTCACGGTCGATGTGGTGCTGCCGGGTGAGCTGCCTCACGGCGCGCGCCCCGATCTCTCCGTCGATGGGACCATCGAACTCGAACGCCTTGAGAATGTGGTCTTTGTCGGCCGCCCGGCGTTCGGCCAGGAGAAGAGCAAGGTGAATATCTTCAAACTCGACCCGTCCGGCACGTACGCCGTGCGCTCCCCGGTCACCCTCGGCCGTAGTTCGGTCAACACCATCGAGGTGATCGAAGGCCTGCAGCCGGGCGAGCGGGTCATCCTCTCCGACATGTCCCAGTGGGACGCCAACGAGCGGATCAAACTGAATTAACCTCGCGCCGGCCCCGCCGTGCAGAATTTCCGTAACTCCTGCGTTCCCGCCGTGTTCTCCCGGCATCCCATCATGATCCCCGTTGTTGTCGTTCTCGTCGCACTTGTCTCGCTGGTGGCCACCGACGCCACCGGAGAGAACTGATGTCGCGTCCGAGCGCGCCGTTTGTTCCCACCCGCCCCCAACCCTAGACTCGTACCAATCACATGGAATCGCTCATCAAACTCGAAGGCGTCACCAAGGTATTCCTCACCGATGAGGTCGAAACCCACGCGCTGTCGGGCATCCACCTCGACATCCAGCAAGGGGAGTACGTCTCGATCGCCGGCCCTTCGGGCTGTGGCAAGTCCACCCTGCTTTCGATCCTGGGCCTGCTCGATTCGCCGAGCGATGGTACGTACCTGCTCAACGGCCGTCCCGTGCAGGGGCTTTCGCTGCCTGAGCGGGCCCGGATCCGCAACCGTGAGATCGGGTTCATCTTCCAGTCGTTCAATCTGATCGGTGACCTGACCGTCTATGAAAACGTCGAGTTGCCGCTGACCTACCGCGGGATGCCGGCGGCCGAGCGGAAGCTGGCCGTCACGCAGGCTCTGGAAAAGGTAGGCATGGCCCATCGCGCGAAACATCTGCCGTCCCAGTTGTCCGGCGGTCAGCAGCAGCGCGTCGCGGTCGCCCGTGCGCTCGCGGGCAAGCCCGCGGTCCTGCTCGCCGACGAGCCGACCGGCAACCTCGATTCGAAGAACGGCGAGTCCGTGATGCAGCTGCTCGAGGAGCTCCACAAGGCGGGCGCCACGATCGTCATGGTCACCCACGATTCGCGGTTCGCGCGGCACGCCGGCCGCACGATTCACATTTTCGACGGGCGTGTCGTCCAAGAGCAGGTCGAAAGCGACCCGACGAAATAGCCAGGCGAGGCAAGGTGCGCGGATCGGGGGGCGCGTTCGGGTTGGAGCGCGTTCTTGGTTGGTTTGATCCGGCACCTTGCCTCCCAAGGCTGTGGTTCCGACCGCGGCCCATTGTCGCGACGCGCCGGCCCGAGCCCGGACGTCTTTTCGGTCTCACCAGTTCGGGCCAGTCAAAGCTGCCGCGGCGCCGCCCTGGCAGGCGCTGACAATCGCGACCGCTGGGCACTTCCCATCCCGGCCGGGATCCGCCCTTTTTTCACCACACCCCGCTGTCGGGCTCCGTTCCCGCCCGACGCGCCACTTTCCCCACACGCCCATGCTCTCGGATCTTCGCTTTGCGCTCCGGCTGCTCGCCAAGCAGCCCGGCTTCACCCTGCTTGCCGTGCTCACGATGGCCGTGGCCATCGGTGCCAACACCGCTCTGTTCAGCGTCCTGAACAGCGTCGTGCTGCGGCCGATCGATTACCCGGCACCGGACCAGCTCGTGCGGCTCTGGGTGGTCAACAAGCCGAGGAATATCGAATTTCCGGCCATCTCCTGGCCCCGGTACGCCCAGTTTCGCGACCACGCGACGATGTTCAGCGGACTCGCGATTACCGCGGGCAACTCCGTGACGCTCACCGAGCGGGGCGAGGCGGAACAGGTGCCGAGCCTGCAGGCGAGTGCGAACTTTCTCTCCACGCTGGGGCTGGCGCCACAGCTGGGCCGTGGATTCACGGCGGCGGAGGATGAGGCGGGCGGTCCCAATGTCGCTCTGATCAGCGATCGCATCTGGCAGACCCGCTTCGGCGGCACGCCGGACGTTCTGGGCAAGGTGGTGACGATCGACGGCGTGCCTTACACCGTCGTCGGGGTGCTGCCGAAGGCGATGCCGGTGCCGTTTCACCAAGTGGAAATCGTGAACCCCCGGCCACTGGAGATCCCGTACGTCCCCGCGCAGGCGCGTGACGGCGGTGCGGTCGTGTGGCAGGTGACGGGGCGGCTGAAGCCGGGCGTCACCCGGGAAGCGGCGGAGAAGCAGCTCCTTCAGCTCGACGCTGCGCTCCGGGAGCAGCGGCCGCAGCTGATTGATGCCGACAACGCGCTGCAGCTCCGACCTTTTGCGGACGAAATCATTCCGGCGCAGGTGCGGTTGGGCACGTGGGTGCTGGGCGCGGCGGTGGTGGCGATTCTCCTGATCGCGTGCGCCAACATTGCGAATCTGTCGCTGGCGCGGCTCGCGTCCCGCACGAAGGAGATCGCGGTGCGGACCTCGCTCGGCGCGGGTCGTGGTGCCATCGTGCGCCAGTTCCTCGTCGAGAGCCTGCTGATTGCCGCGACGGGAGGCGCCTTGGGCGTGCTGTTCGCGGCGTGGAGCCTGGATGGCATCCGGTTGTTTGCCGGAGACCAGATTCCCCGGATCGATCGCGTGGCGGTCGATGGCGCCACGCTGCTGTTCGCCATGCTGGCCACGGGAGCGGCCGCGCTGCTCGTGGGCCTCTATCCGGCATGGCAGGCGACGCGGACTGACGTGCAGGTGGTGTTGAAGGACACCGGCCGCGGGACCGCGGGCAGCCATGCGAACAAGCTCTTCCGCAGTTCGCTGGTGGTGGCGGAAATCGCGCTTTCGCTGGTACTGCTGATCGGCGCCTCGCTGCTGCTGTACAGCTTCTCGCGGCTGCAGCGGACCCGGCTCGGCGTGGTGCCCGACGGAGTGGCGGTGGCGCAGGTCAATCTGCCGGAGCGGGACTACGACACGGGCGCCAAGCAGCGGGAGTTTGTGCGGGTGCTCCAGCAGAAGCTGGACACGGCGCCGGAGCTGGCGGCCGGGGGGGCCGGTTTCGGTGTGCCGCTGACGGATTCGCAGGCGGTCACTCCGTACTCGGTCGGGGGCAGGCCACCGCTGCCGGTGCACCAGCGCAGTCTGGTTTCGTTGCGGCAGGTGACGCCGGGCTTCTTTCGCGCGCTCGGGATGCGGTTGAAAGAGGGGCGGTTGCTGACGGATGCCGATCGCGCGGGCAATCCGCTCGTGGGGGTGATTGGCGAGAGTTTTGCGCGCAAGCTGTTTCCGGAAGGGTCAGCGATCGGGCAGTCGCTGGTTTTCGGGCGAAATGGAGAAACCCGCTGCGAGATTGTCGGTGTGATCGAGGACGTGAAGTCGGCCGGTTTGGCGGCGCCGGTACCCGACGAGATCTATTGGGCCCATGCGCAGCGCGGGAACGGAATCTTTCACGTGGTGGGCAAGGCGCAGCCGGGGCTGGCAGCGGGGGCGGTTCTTCCGGTCCTGCGGCGGCTGGTGCGGGAGATTGACCCGAATGTGGCGCTCGCGACGCCCCGCACGATGGACGAACTTGTGGCGGCGAACGTGGCCACGACGAAAGGCGTTTCGATGCTCCTCACGGTCTTCGCCGGGCTGGCCGCGCTGCTGGCGACGGTGGGGATCTACGGCGTGATGGCGTACAATGTGAGCCAGCGCACGGCGGAGATCGGCGTTCGCATGGCCCTCGGCGCCACGGCGGGCAGCATCTTTCACTTGGTGTTGCGGAATGCCGGCCTGCTGGTCGGGCTGGGTCTCGCGATTGGACTGGGCATATCCCTGGCGGCCAGCCGGGTCCTGCAGCAGCTCCTCTACGAGGTGAAGCCCTTTGACCCGATCGTGTTTGCGGCGGTGGCCACCGTCCTGGCCTCGGTGGGCCTGCTGGCCGCTTTGATTCCGGCGCGTCGGGCCATGCTGCTGGATCCGCTGACGGCATTGCGCGCCGAGTAAGGGGCTTGCCCGCTCCCGCCGGCAAGCGGGTGGGCGGGCGTGCCGTGCCTTGACGAACTCTTTCCCACTCACCCAACCCACCCATGCTCGTTCAAAACTTCGTCCAGGACGCCCGTGTAGGCGTGCGGATGCTCCTCAAGGAGAAATCCTTTTCCGTGCTCGCGGTGCTCGTGCTGGCGCTCGGTATCGGCGGCGTCGCGACGACGTTCAGTGTCGTCAATGCCGTGATGTTGCGCGGGTTCTCGTATCCGAACGCCGACCGGCTGGCGGGCGTGCAGGTGATCAATGTCACCGATCCGACCCAGCGCGTGGCGAATCTGAACGGGTTTGGCAGCCAGATCTTCCCGCTCGATTTCGAGGAGATGGTCGCGCAGCAGCGCTCGTTCGAGCGACTCGCCGCGTACATCTCCGGCTCGACCGTGAATATGACGATCGACGGCACGGCGTGGCGTTTCACGGGGGCGTACGTGACCCAGGACTTTTTCCGGGCACTGGGCGTGGCCCCGATCCTGGGGCGGAATTTCACCGCCGAGGACAACAAGCCCGGGGCGGAGAAGGTCGCCCTCCTCAGCCACGAGCTGTGGCAGAGTCATTTCGCGGCGGCGCCGACGGTCGTGGGCAAGGCGGTGCGCATCAATGGTCGGGCGGCGACGGTGATCGGGGTGATGCCGCCGGGCTTTCGGTTTCCAGTCAACGAGCAGCTGTGGGTGCCGCTCTACGCGGAGTTTCCGCCCGCGGCGCGCAACTCGCAGACGGCGCGTGTGCAGGGCGTTTCGGTGCTGGGCGCCCTGGGGCGAGGTGTTGCCTTTGAGCAGGCGCAGGCGGAATTCACCGGGATTGCCCGGCGGCTGGCGGCGGAGTTTCCCGACACGAACAAGGGTTACGAGACCGCGGCCATCCGGCCATTGATCAAGTCGTTCCTTTCGCCGGCGCTTTCGGGCCAGCTCCTGACGATGCTGGGGTTCTGCCTGATCATCCTGCTGATCGCTTGCGTGAACGTGATGAACATGCAGTTCGCCCGCGCGGCGCTGCGGGCGAAGGAGTTGGCGGTGCGTTCATCGCTGGGCGCGACGCGCTCCCGGTTGATCCGGCAGATGCTTACCGAGAGCCTGATTGTGGCGCTGATCGGGGCGGTGTTTGGGGTGGGCGTGGCGGCGTATGCGACCGGCTTCCTGCAGGACGTGACCCACAACCTGGCCAACCCGTTGCCGGACTACATCGTGTTCAACGTCGATGGCCGGGTGCTCGCGATCGCCGTGGTCGCGGCCATGATGTCGGCGGTGGTGTCGGGGTTCGTGCCGGCCTGGGTGTCATCGCGGGCGTCGGCCGTGGAGGCGTTGAAGGAGTCGGGGCGCGGCAACACGAGCCGGAGCATCACGCTCATCACCCGGGGGCTAGTGGCCATGCAGATTCTCCTGAGTTGCATCCTGCTCATCGGCGCCCTGCTGGAGGTACAGTCGGTGGTGCGGCAGCAACGGATCGACTACGGCTATGATACCCAGGCGGTGCTCGTGGGCCGCATGGGGCTGATGGACGCGGCCTATCCGACAGGTGAGTCCAGGAAGCTGTTTTTCGACCGGCTGCTGCGGGAATTGAGGAATCATCCGGAATTTGAGCAGGCGGCGCTGACCAATCGGTTTCGAATGACGTTTTCGGGCGCGGCGAAGATCGAGATCGAAGGTCGCGCCTACCGCGCCGACGATTCCGATCGGCCGCTCACGAACTTTGAGCAGGTCTCGGATGGCTACTTCGAGACCCTGGGGGTGAAGCGGGTCGAAGGCCGGGATTTCGCGGCCGACGACGAGGATCGCAAGTTGCCGGTCGCCATCGTGAACGCGGCCTTCGCGCGGAAGTATTTTGGGCAGGAGAGCGCGGTGGGCAGGCGCTTCCGGACGGTGGTCAACAACGGACAGCTCTTCGGCCCCTGGCGCACCATTGTCGGCGTCGTGCAGACGACGCGGATGGTCGGCCCCTTCAACAATCCCAATCTCGACGAAGCCGGTTTCTACGTGCCGTACTTCGGGGCGCCGACCGGCCCTCTCCTCGAAGGCCCATTCCCGCACCAATTTGCGACAATCGTGGTCCGGCCCCGCGGGGGTGCGTCGCGGGTGCACGCGCTCGCTCCGGCGCTGCAGCGCGAGGTCAATCGGGTCGATCCGGATCTCCCCTTGTACTTTGTGGGCAGTGCCCAGGAGAACCAGGCGACGTTCATTGCGCCGAACCGGATTATCGCGGGCATGTTCACCTTGTTTGGCGCGGTTGCCGTCCTCCTTGCCTCGGTCGGCCTATATGGCGTGACCAGCTTCTCGGTTAACCAGCGCACCCAGGAGTTTGGAATTCGCATGGCCCTGGGCGCGGACCGGAGGCGGATTCTGACCCTGGTTCTCAGGCAGGGGGCCTACCAGTACGTGATCGGCGCGGTTCTGGGCCTCGGTTTGACGCTGACGATCGCGCTGATCGCCCGGCAGGCGATCGTGCAAAGTGCCCTCCTCTTCGAAGTGAGCCCGGCGGATCCGGCCACGTACCTGGGCGTGGCGGCACTGCTGGGCCTGGTGGCTCTCGTGGCGACGATCATTCCCGCCCGGCGAGCGACGCGGGTTGACCCGATGGTCGCGCTGCGGGCGGAGTAGGCCCCGGCTGGGGCGCGAAAAGGCCCCTGTGGAAATACCAGTGGCAAACGGTTGGCGTTCATAAAACCGTTGTGGTTCGCCCGTGCCCGGGCAGGGGCTGGCGACGTCAAACTCTGTCGTTCCCACGGGGCCCGCCGTTGGCCGGGCCCGCGAGGAGGGCGGGACCCCATGCGCGCCGCCCGAGGGCGGTCTGCCGCTGATGACACTGGAATCTAACACGAAAAGGTGCATACCGAGAGGCGCGGCGCTACGAAGGGCTGCAGAAAGTGAACATTGGAGAAACTAACCCCGACAAATCGCGTCCATGCCCCTGAATCCCCGGGCTCAATGGTCACCCGCAAACAATACGCAAGCATCGCAGTTGCGCGTGCGCAGCACCTGCTGCTACGGTGTGTTTACCCGGTTTTGATTTTGACTAACTAAATTTCGCACATCTCTTCAACCCATGGGCAACGCAACACAACAAAAGTACGGGCAGTTCGTTACGAAGCAGTCTCCCATCCTCTACGCGAAGCAGGAGATCGGCGGCATCATGGTGCGCCCGGATTCGCGGGCCGTGATGCGCAAGGCGATCGAAGGCCATCCCGTCGAGGTCGGTTCAGGCAACGACTACATCAATTTGTATCATGTGTTTGAGCGCATGGTCGAAGGCGACCGCCGGCTCGGGAAGCTGAAGCTCATCCGCAAGCAGATTGGACACTCGCGCTGGCTCATCTTCGTCGTGCCGGAGAACGCCGCCGCCCCCGAAGTCCCGCTCGTCGACGGCTACGATCCGAAGCGCGGCCGCTACAAGCGGTATGCCGAGCAACTGGCCGCCGGCAATGCCGTGCAGCTGCCCAGCAAGGTCGAGGCGGTCAAGGCGCGGCGCGCCTGGCAGCTCTACGTGCCGGCGGAAAAACGCCGCCAGCTGCGCTCCACGATCCGGAAGGTGCCGCGGACCGGTCGCTTCCTTGTCGCGGTGCTCCCGCGGGAAAAGTCAAAATAGAATTGACGGGGTAAAAGTATTTGGCTGAATGCCAGGTGTGGCGCACCTGGCCCAGCTTGAAGCGTACCTGAATCACCGCCTGCTCGGGCAGCCGGAGGCGGTGGCCGAGTTTTCCTCCGCGATCGTGCGCGCCGAATGTGGTCCGGCGCGGCCGGGGCGCACGCGGGCGTTCCTCCTCCTGCTCGGGCCCACCGGCACGGGGAAGACCGAGATGGTGCATCTCACCGCGCGGTTTCTCTACGGCGCCGCGGCGGCGCAGCGCCTCGAGCGGTTCGACATGGGGGAGTATCAGCACCCCGATTCCGTGGTGCGGCTCCTCGGCTCACCGGCCCAGCCGCCGTTGCTTGGTCGGGCCATCGACCGGCTGAACGCCGCCGGTGGTGGCATCCTGCTGCTGGACGAGATCGAAAAGGCGTTTCCGGATCTGCTCACGGCGCTCCTGTCGTTTGATTCCGCGCGGTCCACGATGTTCGACGGGACGACGCGCGACCTGACCCGGCTGGTCGTGGTCCTGACCTCGAATCTGGGTGCCGCCGAGGCCGCGCGCATGGAAAACAGCGGCTACAGTGCCATCTGCCGCAAGCTGCGGCACGCGGCGGAGGAGCGCTTCCGCAAGGAAGGGGTGGCGCGGTTCACCTCGGTGAACTGCATGAACGTCCTGACGTATCCCGTCCAGGAGCAGATCACCCGCAACCTCGTGGCCGCGGAGCTCGAACTGCAGAGCCAGCACCTGCGCCGCGTGATTTCGGCTGAATCCGAGGTTGTCACCTTTCTTGTCGGCAAAGGATTTTCGCCCGACCTGGGGGCGCGGCATATCCGCAACTGCGTGGAGCGCCATGTCGGGAATGCCCTCCGGGCCTTTGCCTTGGCCGGTGCGGATGATCCACCTGCGCGGGCCACGCGCGCGCCCCTGGCCGACCGCTGGTCGGATGCGCTGCTGCTCACGGTCGAGGCGGACGAACTCGTCGCCCGGCCTGCCGAACGCAGTGCCGCGCTCCGGGGAGTGCTCACCCGGCAGGTGCCGGCACCGGCGGCCGAGCCCCGGACGCGCCAGCCGTTCGCGGACCGGGCCGCGTCACGCTTTAGCCAACCCCAAACCAGCGATGCTCCCCGAACCTCCCCTGTCTGCCCCGCGTGAGAAAACTCTGATTGATGTCGAAGTGCTCGATTTCGGTCCGCTCTACGAGCAGGCCGTCGAGCACTACCTTTCGCTGCAACCCGAGCGCCGCGGCTGGTCGGCGGAAAAGCGCGGCCGCCTGGTTATTCGCACCGAATGCCGCTGGGGGCGCATCAACCTCGAGGACCACTCTTTGTACGTGCTGAACGAGACCGGCGAGGGGCCGCGGGAGCCGCTCTCCGCCACGACCAAGGCCTACGTGGCGCTCTTTGCCGAAATGCCCCCGCTGGGGAATGACCCCGGGTTCTTCGAGGCCAAGCCGTTCTGCAAGGTTCCCCTCGACGTGCACCTCGCCACCGCCCTGCGGGCCATTGGCATCGTGGCGCTGGAGGACTTCATCCGGGCGAAGATTCCAGAGATGGAGGCCGCCTATCAGGAGTGGCGCACGGTCCTCCAGCAGGCGCGCGCGCGGATTCTCGCCGCCCGGGCCCGCCAACCGAGCGGCGCGGCCACGAAGGCCGATACCCACACGCGTTTGCGCGGCTGATCCGGCCGGCCCTCCCTACGCCCAGCGCCATGAATGCCGCAGTGTCGCCAGCGGCCGGTGGCACCCCGCCCAGTGAGATCGCCCGGCCTACGCCCCGGCCGGGCGACCACGACATGCCCGTTCCGCGCCACACCCCCAGCGTGATCGCGGTGGCGGAGCGCAGGCGAGCCGAGTGGTGGAAGACCAGTGCGCTCCTCGTGAGCTTGGCCGCCCTCGCCCTGGCATACCTGACCATCCGGGCGGGACGGTCCATCGAGCGGATTTATGTCATGGATCCGCTGGGCAATGTGCACGCCGGGCCGGTCGAGCCGATGGCCGACTCGCGCCGGTTCTTCCACGTCACGGCCATCTACGCGACGAATGCCGCGCTGCAGCGCTCTCCCATGGGCTTCGACTTGGCGGAAGTCCTGAAACTCTACTACACGCCCCGCGCCGTGGCGAAACTGCAGGAGGATCACAAGCGCCGCGAAAACGACGTCCGCCGGCGCAATCTGCAGTGGAAACCCATCATCGATCAGATCAGCGATCCGGTTCCCGCCGGAGCGAACCGGCTCATCGAGGTCCGGGGGCGGATCATCATGGCCGGTGCCTACGCCAATCGCTCGTTCTATGACGAACGTCCATTCACCCTGGCGCTGACGCTCGGCCGCAACCCTGACCTTGGCCAGGCGGGAGCCTATCCCTGGGTGTGTCAGGACGTGGATCTCCGCGTCACGGA comes from the Opitutus sp. ER46 genome and includes:
- a CDS encoding ABC transporter permease, translating into MLVQNFVQDARVGVRMLLKEKSFSVLAVLVLALGIGGVATTFSVVNAVMLRGFSYPNADRLAGVQVINVTDPTQRVANLNGFGSQIFPLDFEEMVAQQRSFERLAAYISGSTVNMTIDGTAWRFTGAYVTQDFFRALGVAPILGRNFTAEDNKPGAEKVALLSHELWQSHFAAAPTVVGKAVRINGRAATVIGVMPPGFRFPVNEQLWVPLYAEFPPAARNSQTARVQGVSVLGALGRGVAFEQAQAEFTGIARRLAAEFPDTNKGYETAAIRPLIKSFLSPALSGQLLTMLGFCLIILLIACVNVMNMQFARAALRAKELAVRSSLGATRSRLIRQMLTESLIVALIGAVFGVGVAAYATGFLQDVTHNLANPLPDYIVFNVDGRVLAIAVVAAMMSAVVSGFVPAWVSSRASAVEALKESGRGNTSRSITLITRGLVAMQILLSCILLIGALLEVQSVVRQQRIDYGYDTQAVLVGRMGLMDAAYPTGESRKLFFDRLLRELRNHPEFEQAALTNRFRMTFSGAAKIEIEGRAYRADDSDRPLTNFEQVSDGYFETLGVKRVEGRDFAADDEDRKLPVAIVNAAFARKYFGQESAVGRRFRTVVNNGQLFGPWRTIVGVVQTTRMVGPFNNPNLDEAGFYVPYFGAPTGPLLEGPFPHQFATIVVRPRGGASRVHALAPALQREVNRVDPDLPLYFVGSAQENQATFIAPNRIIAGMFTLFGAVAVLLASVGLYGVTSFSVNQRTQEFGIRMALGADRRRILTLVLRQGAYQYVIGAVLGLGLTLTIALIARQAIVQSALLFEVSPADPATYLGVAALLGLVALVATIIPARRATRVDPMVALRAE
- a CDS encoding AAA family ATPase is translated as MPGVAHLAQLEAYLNHRLLGQPEAVAEFSSAIVRAECGPARPGRTRAFLLLLGPTGTGKTEMVHLTARFLYGAAAAQRLERFDMGEYQHPDSVVRLLGSPAQPPLLGRAIDRLNAAGGGILLLDEIEKAFPDLLTALLSFDSARSTMFDGTTRDLTRLVVVLTSNLGAAEAARMENSGYSAICRKLRHAAEERFRKEGVARFTSVNCMNVLTYPVQEQITRNLVAAELELQSQHLRRVISAESEVVTFLVGKGFSPDLGARHIRNCVERHVGNALRAFALAGADDPPARATRAPLADRWSDALLLTVEADELVARPAERSAALRGVLTRQVPAPAAEPRTRQPFADRAASRFSQPQTSDAPRTSPVCPA